From a single Anaerolineaceae bacterium oral taxon 439 genomic region:
- a CDS encoding nitrogenase iron protein, with the protein MRSIAIYGKGGIGKSTCSANLSVSWRRMGLRVLQVGCDPKADSCSGLMRGVKIDTVLDLMQLSDRRIQLSDLVHESPSGVFCVEAGGPTPGIGCAGRGIISAFEKLEELNYKDELKPDIVLYDVLGDVVCGGFAMPIRNGYARDVYIVTSGEKMALYAAANIGTAVEQFKRRSYARLGGIILNRRNVAGEEARVQELAEEFGVSVIASIERSGTVQEAEAMNMTVVEAFPSSPIAGAYLTLAERIVKQATDAE; encoded by the coding sequence ATGCGATCGATTGCAATTTATGGTAAAGGCGGCATCGGGAAATCGACCTGCAGCGCGAACCTGTCGGTTTCCTGGCGGCGGATGGGGCTGCGCGTGCTTCAGGTTGGATGCGACCCTAAGGCGGATTCCTGTTCGGGCTTGATGCGCGGGGTGAAAATCGATACTGTTCTGGACCTGATGCAGCTGTCCGATCGGCGGATTCAGCTTTCGGACCTGGTTCACGAGAGCCCGAGCGGCGTTTTCTGCGTAGAAGCCGGCGGTCCGACGCCGGGGATCGGATGCGCCGGGCGCGGAATTATCAGCGCGTTTGAGAAATTGGAAGAATTGAACTATAAAGACGAGCTGAAGCCGGATATCGTTTTGTATGACGTTTTGGGAGATGTCGTCTGCGGCGGGTTCGCCATGCCGATTCGAAACGGATACGCCAGGGACGTCTATATCGTAACCTCGGGTGAAAAGATGGCGCTGTACGCCGCGGCGAATATCGGAACCGCGGTTGAGCAGTTCAAACGCCGCTCCTACGCCCGGTTGGGCGGAATAATCCTGAACCGGCGAAACGTCGCCGGCGAAGAAGCGCGGGTTCAGGAATTAGCTGAGGAATTCGGCGTTTCCGTGATCGCGAGTATCGAGCGCTCCGGAACCGTCCAGGAGGCGGAGGCGATGAATATGACCGTCGTCGAGGCTTTTCCGTCGTCGCCCATCGCGGGAGCCTATCTGACGTTGGCTGAAAGAATCGTGAAACAGGCAACAGATGCGGAATGA
- a CDS encoding D-xylose ABC transporter ATP-binding protein (with RbsBCD acts to import ribose into the cell; RbsA contains 2 ATP-binding domain) yields the protein MNADPILRLEHVTKAFPGVVALRDVSLTIQRGEVHILVGQNGAGKSSLVKLLTGIYFPDGGEMFFEEAPYAPRSTFDAFQRGIRVVHQEFNLLPYLSIAENIFLEKLPANHGFVDYGKLYKEAEAALAQVGFKIDPRTKVEMLGVAQMQLVEIAKAVFHKSKVLIMDEPTATLTSKEIRTLFDIIKALKRQGVTVIYISHRLQEIYEIGDSVTVLRNGEYVTTQPLASLTINDLVKLMVGRDIGVEYPFDSSVTPKDEVLRVENLMIQGGKHSVSFSVRAGEILGISGLVGSGRTETVRAIFGADKIASGQLYLHGRPIQIGSPKDAVRYGLSLLTEDRKSQGVILNMNIAVNITLADLAKVSKKGFLLQQEERDAAVRLVEETGTKTPSIDQVVRNLSGGNQQKVVLGKWLFRDAEVLIFDEPTRGIDVGARYEIYLLLWKLARMGKAIIVVSSDLDELIGVSHRILVFSNGKITGELTRDDFDQEKILSYAYEEYIR from the coding sequence ATGAATGCTGATCCTATATTAAGGTTGGAACATGTCACAAAAGCCTTCCCGGGAGTGGTTGCGCTGCGCGACGTCAGTCTGACGATTCAGCGCGGCGAAGTTCATATTCTTGTCGGGCAGAATGGGGCGGGGAAATCCAGTCTGGTTAAGCTGCTGACGGGGATTTACTTTCCGGATGGCGGAGAGATGTTCTTCGAGGAAGCGCCCTACGCGCCACGATCGACTTTTGACGCGTTCCAAAGAGGAATCCGTGTTGTTCATCAGGAATTTAACCTGCTGCCGTACCTGTCGATCGCGGAAAATATTTTTCTTGAGAAGCTGCCCGCGAACCATGGTTTCGTCGATTACGGGAAATTATATAAGGAAGCTGAAGCGGCGCTTGCGCAGGTTGGCTTTAAGATCGACCCGAGGACGAAAGTGGAGATGCTCGGCGTGGCGCAGATGCAATTAGTCGAAATCGCGAAGGCGGTTTTTCATAAGAGTAAGGTTTTGATTATGGACGAACCGACCGCGACGCTGACTTCAAAGGAAATCCGGACACTTTTTGATATTATCAAGGCGCTGAAAAGGCAGGGCGTCACGGTTATTTACATATCGCATCGGCTCCAGGAGATTTACGAGATCGGCGATAGCGTGACCGTTCTTCGGAACGGAGAATATGTTACGACGCAGCCTTTGGCTTCTTTAACTATCAACGATCTGGTAAAGCTGATGGTTGGACGCGATATCGGCGTCGAGTATCCGTTCGATTCGAGCGTGACGCCGAAGGATGAGGTCCTGCGCGTTGAAAACCTGATGATCCAGGGGGGGAAGCACTCCGTTTCTTTTTCGGTCCGCGCGGGCGAAATATTGGGGATTTCCGGACTGGTCGGATCGGGGCGGACCGAAACGGTTCGGGCGATTTTTGGCGCGGATAAAATCGCTTCGGGCCAGCTTTATCTCCATGGACGTCCGATTCAAATCGGGTCGCCGAAAGACGCGGTTCGGTATGGACTGAGCCTGTTGACCGAGGATCGGAAAAGTCAGGGCGTGATTCTGAACATGAATATTGCCGTCAATATCACGCTTGCGGACCTGGCGAAGGTATCGAAGAAAGGCTTTCTTCTTCAGCAGGAGGAGCGGGACGCCGCGGTTCGGCTGGTCGAAGAAACCGGGACAAAAACCCCCTCGATCGATCAGGTTGTCCGCAATCTTTCAGGCGGCAATCAGCAGAAAGTCGTTCTTGGAAAATGGCTTTTCCGCGATGCGGAGGTTTTGATTTTTGACGAGCCGACGCGGGGAATCGACGTTGGCGCGAGATATGAGATCTACCTGCTGCTTTGGAAATTGGCGCGAATGGGGAAAGCGATAATCGTCGTTTCTTCGGATCTTGACGAGCTTATCGGCGTTTCGCATCGTATTCTCGTTTTTTCGAACGGTAAAATTACCGGCGAATTGACTCGCGATGACTTCGATCAGGAAAAAATATTGTCCTACGCATACGAAGAATATATCCGCTGA
- a CDS encoding AP endonuclease: protein MNFAGRMNSVLFQNREKDIFYAIDSLKKIEGITHLEFNFPEHIAPYSILKVKEAVAPLKVNGVATRFRDDFIHGEFTNPNPKLNEKAMDLCKRAIDACRELNGEVVTIWLGFDGFDYPFQVNYEKKWNDIVRHFQDIADYANDLKISIEYKPFEPRSYSMIDGIGLTLLAIEEINRPNLGVTLDFCHLLMKKESPGYALTLAARKNKLFGLHLNDGYRDMDSGMIFGSVNIPQSIEFIYYLKKYAYDGVVFFDTFPIRENALSEIALNIESFRFFEERIKKVGLEEIENVINKQDGLSAQKLMLSLIK, encoded by the coding sequence ATGAACTTCGCAGGGCGAATGAATTCAGTTCTTTTCCAAAATAGAGAAAAGGATATATTTTACGCGATTGATTCCTTAAAAAAAATCGAAGGGATTACACACCTGGAGTTTAATTTCCCGGAGCATATCGCTCCTTATTCGATACTTAAAGTCAAAGAAGCTGTTGCACCGTTGAAAGTCAACGGCGTCGCAACCCGCTTCAGAGATGATTTCATCCATGGCGAGTTTACCAATCCAAATCCAAAGCTCAACGAAAAAGCTATGGATTTATGCAAACGTGCAATCGACGCCTGCCGTGAGTTAAACGGAGAAGTCGTGACAATCTGGTTAGGATTCGACGGGTTCGATTATCCGTTCCAAGTCAATTATGAAAAAAAATGGAACGACATCGTCCGACATTTTCAAGATATCGCAGATTATGCCAACGATCTTAAGATCAGTATCGAATATAAACCGTTTGAACCAAGAAGTTACTCGATGATCGATGGAATCGGCTTGACGCTTCTGGCAATCGAAGAAATTAACCGTCCAAACCTTGGCGTCACACTCGATTTCTGTCACCTACTGATGAAGAAAGAATCGCCAGGATACGCGCTGACGCTCGCCGCGAGAAAGAACAAACTATTCGGACTGCATTTGAATGACGGTTACCGGGACATGGACAGCGGAATGATATTCGGATCCGTAAATATTCCGCAATCTATCGAGTTTATTTATTATCTCAAGAAATACGCTTATGACGGCGTCGTTTTTTTTGATACCTTTCCGATTCGTGAAAACGCGCTGTCGGAAATTGCGCTGAATATTGAATCATTCAGGTTTTTCGAGGAAAGAATCAAGAAAGTCGGATTAGAGGAAATAGAAAACGTCATCAATAAGCAGGATGGATTATCCGCGCAAAAATTAATGCTGAGCCTGATTAAATAG
- a CDS encoding LacI family transcriptional regulator: MKQFRRILSIVLVAALLLGSVGAVAAQDKKPVVGVVLKSLANEFFKTLQEGAEKWAEEDGRYELNIKGMNSETDIDTQLTIMDTFISLGVDMIVLAPADSSALVPSVVKAQEAGIPVVNFDVRLDQDRLKAAGLEDFMFVGPDNEEGAYLAGMALAEKLGEGGKVFIIEGNPGADNAIARKAGFDKAVEEGKLELLVSNTAHWETEEANTLVANLLTAHPEVQGIMCANDSMVLGAQKAVEAAGRDDILLVGFDNIAAVQDLIKEGKVLATVDQFGAEMVQMAIEVGQRVIDGELEPVGWEKTPVKLITIDDLK, encoded by the coding sequence ATGAAGCAATTTCGTCGTATATTATCTATCGTATTAGTTGCCGCGCTTTTACTTGGATCGGTCGGCGCGGTCGCCGCTCAGGACAAGAAGCCGGTTGTCGGTGTTGTTTTGAAGTCGCTCGCGAATGAGTTTTTCAAGACGCTTCAGGAAGGCGCTGAAAAGTGGGCCGAGGAAGACGGACGTTATGAGCTGAATATCAAGGGGATGAATTCCGAAACGGATATCGATACTCAGCTGACGATTATGGATACTTTTATTTCGTTAGGCGTTGATATGATCGTTCTTGCCCCGGCGGATTCTTCCGCTTTAGTTCCGTCCGTCGTCAAAGCGCAGGAGGCCGGAATCCCTGTCGTCAATTTTGACGTTCGTTTGGATCAGGACCGGCTGAAGGCCGCGGGCCTGGAGGATTTCATGTTTGTTGGCCCGGATAACGAAGAGGGCGCTTATCTTGCCGGGATGGCTCTGGCCGAAAAACTGGGCGAAGGCGGGAAGGTCTTTATTATCGAAGGCAACCCCGGCGCCGATAACGCGATTGCCCGGAAGGCCGGATTTGATAAAGCTGTAGAGGAAGGGAAGCTTGAGCTTCTCGTCTCGAATACAGCTCACTGGGAAACCGAAGAAGCGAATACGCTGGTCGCTAATCTGCTTACGGCGCATCCGGAAGTCCAGGGTATCATGTGCGCGAATGACTCGATGGTCCTCGGGGCGCAGAAAGCCGTTGAAGCCGCCGGACGCGACGATATCCTGCTGGTTGGCTTCGATAATATTGCCGCGGTCCAGGACTTGATTAAGGAAGGCAAGGTCCTTGCGACGGTGGATCAGTTCGGCGCCGAGATGGTTCAGATGGCGATTGAAGTTGGTCAGCGCGTGATCGACGGCGAGCTTGAACCGGTTGGCTGGGAAAAGACGCCGGTCAAATTAATTACGATCGACGACTTGAAATAA
- a CDS encoding uridine kinase translates to MGELSERSESIPMIIGIAGGTGSGKSTFSRELILRIGTGRILHLSHDSYYRDLSAIPLEERVRINFDHPDSLETDLLIQHLKDLRALKPIDVPLYDFKSYTRTGEVERFEPQPVVLVEGILIFAIPELRDQFDIKLFVDTDADLRFMRRLKRDIRERGRTMESVYEQYLDRVRPMHEAFVEPSKRYADLIIPRGGRNMVALDLVTADIRNRLRFS, encoded by the coding sequence ATGGGCGAGCTGAGCGAACGGTCGGAATCTATCCCGATGATTATCGGAATCGCGGGCGGAACCGGGTCGGGGAAGTCGACGTTTTCGCGCGAGCTGATCCTCCGGATCGGGACGGGGCGGATTTTGCACCTGTCGCACGATTCCTATTACCGCGATTTGAGCGCGATCCCGCTTGAGGAGCGGGTCAGGATCAATTTTGATCATCCGGATTCGCTCGAAACTGACCTGCTTATTCAGCATCTTAAAGATCTCCGCGCGCTGAAGCCGATCGACGTTCCGCTGTATGATTTTAAATCCTATACCCGGACCGGCGAGGTCGAGCGTTTCGAGCCGCAGCCGGTCGTTCTCGTCGAGGGGATCCTGATTTTCGCGATCCCGGAGCTCCGCGATCAGTTTGATATTAAGCTGTTTGTCGATACGGACGCTGATTTGCGTTTCATGCGCCGGCTGAAACGGGATATCCGCGAGCGCGGACGGACGATGGAATCGGTGTACGAACAGTATCTGGATCGGGTGCGCCCGATGCACGAGGCGTTCGTGGAGCCGTCGAAACGGTACGCGGACCTGATTATTCCGCGCGGCGGCCGGAACATGGTCGCGCTCGATCTGGTCACGGCGGATATCCGGAACCGGCTGCGGTTTTCGTGA
- a CDS encoding RbsB protein, which translates to MFVWFIVAIACTIGIGAVFGQDEGFNPDNEAGIMIEEIRERFGDTPRPTEEIILGAVAKNFQNEYWRTLKSGYEEAQKKADAAGITIKVDVQAALDENDEQGQLAVVNNMINKRYGALLLSPLSDGNLVPGVESANEKGIPVINVNDGLIANAPNFVGPKAIQNGELAAEWIAGKLDGKGQVAIVIGMPKAFAARQRTLGFKTWMAENAPGIEIVGEQNADWDRNKAKELAETWIKNFPDLKAIFCNNDGMALGVVEAVENSGKEILVVGVDGIGEAYDSIRAGELDATIDSFPFYKSQIAVECALRIIGGQEIPRVVWTPQALIDSTNVDMPAAEIIKWADTAYTD; encoded by the coding sequence ATGTTTGTATGGTTTATCGTAGCGATTGCCTGCACAATCGGTATCGGTGCCGTTTTCGGACAGGACGAAGGGTTCAACCCCGATAATGAAGCCGGAATCATGATCGAGGAAATCCGTGAAAGGTTCGGCGATACCCCGCGCCCGACCGAAGAAATTATTCTCGGCGCAGTCGCGAAAAATTTCCAGAACGAATATTGGCGAACGCTGAAGTCCGGTTATGAAGAAGCGCAGAAAAAAGCAGACGCAGCCGGGATCACAATCAAGGTCGACGTTCAAGCTGCGTTAGACGAAAATGACGAACAGGGACAGCTCGCGGTCGTCAATAACATGATCAACAAGCGATACGGGGCGTTATTGCTGTCGCCGCTCTCGGACGGGAACCTCGTTCCCGGCGTCGAAAGCGCGAACGAGAAAGGAATCCCGGTTATCAACGTTAACGACGGTCTCATCGCAAACGCGCCAAATTTCGTCGGGCCAAAGGCGATCCAAAACGGCGAATTAGCAGCGGAATGGATCGCCGGGAAGCTAGATGGAAAGGGTCAGGTTGCAATCGTCATCGGCATGCCGAAGGCATTTGCCGCTCGCCAACGTACACTGGGATTTAAAACCTGGATGGCTGAAAACGCGCCAGGAATTGAAATCGTCGGGGAACAGAACGCAGATTGGGACAGGAATAAGGCAAAGGAACTTGCTGAAACCTGGATCAAGAACTTCCCCGATCTGAAGGCAATATTCTGCAACAACGATGGGATGGCTTTAGGCGTCGTCGAGGCGGTTGAAAATTCCGGGAAAGAGATCCTTGTGGTTGGCGTCGATGGGATCGGCGAAGCTTACGATTCGATTCGCGCCGGAGAACTGGACGCAACGATCGATTCATTTCCATTCTACAAATCGCAAATCGCGGTTGAATGCGCGCTGCGGATTATCGGCGGGCAGGAGATTCCGCGCGTCGTTTGGACCCCGCAGGCATTGATCGACAGCACAAACGTCGACATGCCCGCCGCTGAAATTATAAAATGGGCGGATACAGCCTATACCGATTAA
- a CDS encoding sugar ABC transporter: MSADGRKSLAMIKSKKFINFILQEGGIGLVLVILIAVFSLVAPRFATVTNFSNIMQQISINTAISVGMTYVILLGGIDLSVGSSLALATILAGKAMIHGALPIWAAIGLACLAGVGISMLCGLFNGFVSVRWKIHSFIVTLGMLNIARGAALQISGSRTIFDFPACFNRFGTMTFFNVIPSIFIIAFVLMLVGHVILRYTVFGRMIYAIGNNEEAVRLSGHNTGAYKILAFVFCGFTVGVAAIMYMLRLNIASPILGVGFELNAIAATVIGGTSMSGGKGSMIGTFLGACIIGVLNNGLLIVGLDDNARQIVTGFIIVFAVVLDTYRAKLAMTQKEV, translated from the coding sequence ATATCCGCTGACGGTAGAAAGAGCTTAGCGATGATTAAATCTAAAAAATTTATTAATTTCATCCTTCAGGAAGGCGGGATCGGACTTGTATTGGTTATTCTGATTGCCGTCTTCAGTCTTGTCGCGCCGCGTTTCGCGACGGTCACGAATTTCTCGAATATCATGCAGCAGATCAGTATTAATACCGCCATATCCGTCGGGATGACGTACGTGATCCTTCTTGGCGGGATCGATCTTTCGGTCGGTTCTTCGTTAGCGCTGGCGACGATTCTGGCCGGGAAAGCGATGATCCATGGCGCGCTTCCGATATGGGCGGCGATCGGGCTTGCGTGCCTGGCTGGCGTCGGTATCAGCATGCTCTGCGGATTGTTTAACGGATTCGTTTCGGTCCGCTGGAAAATTCATTCGTTTATCGTTACGCTCGGTATGCTGAATATTGCGCGCGGAGCCGCTCTTCAGATCAGCGGAAGCCGGACGATTTTTGACTTCCCCGCCTGCTTTAATCGCTTCGGGACGATGACTTTTTTTAACGTTATCCCGTCGATTTTCATTATCGCTTTCGTTCTGATGCTGGTGGGTCATGTTATCCTGCGGTATACCGTTTTTGGCCGCATGATATACGCGATCGGGAATAATGAAGAAGCGGTCCGTCTTTCAGGCCACAACACGGGCGCCTATAAAATTCTGGCTTTTGTCTTCTGCGGTTTTACGGTCGGGGTTGCCGCGATTATGTATATGCTGCGGCTGAATATCGCCAGCCCGATTCTTGGGGTTGGGTTCGAATTGAACGCGATCGCCGCGACGGTGATCGGGGGAACGAGCATGAGCGGTGGGAAAGGGTCGATGATTGGGACGTTTCTCGGCGCGTGTATTATCGGCGTCCTGAATAACGGGCTCCTGATTGTGGGGCTGGACGATAACGCACGGCAGATTGTGACCGGTTTTATTATCGTTTTTGCCGTCGTCCTCGATACCTATCGTGCGAAATTAGCGATGACGCAGAAAGAGGTGTAG
- a CDS encoding UDP-N-acetylglucosamine 1-carboxyvinyltransferase produces MTDSFLVEGGVPLRGEVTPSGNKNAALPLICATLLTAEPVYLRNVPEINDVIAMRKLLASLGAEMEKVSPGCWKFQARNVDIKELDPDLCRQGRASILLAGPLVGRFGSLVLPPPGGDVIGRRRVDTHLLAMRGLGVNAYYDGSYHFEVQKRLTGANILLDEASVTGTENAIMACVLAQGTTVLRNAASEPHVQELCELLNRMGAKISNIGSNVLTIEGVDELHGAEFTIGPDYLEVGSYIGAAVVTRGEILIRNAGNRYLDMVRSVYGRLGVSWETIGNDILVSENQRLIVEPDLGGAIPEISVMPWPAFPSDLMSIAIVIATQVHGTVLFHDWMYPSRMYFTDKLVAMGAQVVLCDPHRCIVQGPTRLYPEKLESPDIRAGMALLLATLAAPGKSTIRNIRQIERGYEGVEEKMRALGARITRRSE; encoded by the coding sequence ATGACGGATTCTTTTTTGGTTGAAGGAGGCGTTCCTCTCCGAGGCGAAGTCACGCCCTCCGGAAATAAAAACGCAGCGCTTCCGCTGATTTGCGCGACACTGCTGACGGCCGAGCCAGTCTATTTACGCAACGTTCCCGAAATTAACGACGTCATCGCCATGCGCAAGCTGCTGGCCAGCCTGGGCGCGGAGATGGAAAAAGTGTCGCCGGGCTGCTGGAAATTTCAGGCGCGGAACGTCGATATCAAAGAGTTGGATCCTGATTTATGCCGTCAGGGGCGGGCTTCGATCCTTTTAGCCGGGCCGCTGGTCGGTCGTTTCGGCTCGCTCGTCCTGCCGCCTCCCGGCGGGGACGTGATCGGCCGCCGCCGCGTCGATACGCACCTGTTAGCGATGCGCGGGCTCGGCGTTAACGCCTACTACGATGGCAGCTATCATTTCGAAGTCCAAAAGCGGCTGACTGGCGCGAATATCCTGCTCGACGAAGCGAGCGTTACCGGAACTGAAAACGCGATCATGGCCTGTGTCCTGGCGCAGGGGACGACGGTTTTGCGTAACGCTGCTTCCGAGCCGCATGTTCAGGAGCTTTGCGAGCTGCTGAATCGGATGGGCGCAAAAATCAGCAATATCGGCTCTAACGTTCTGACGATCGAGGGGGTCGACGAGCTGCATGGCGCGGAGTTTACGATCGGGCCGGATTATCTCGAGGTCGGTTCGTATATCGGCGCCGCCGTCGTGACCCGGGGCGAAATCCTGATCCGGAACGCGGGGAACCGGTATCTGGACATGGTTCGGTCGGTTTACGGACGTCTCGGCGTAAGCTGGGAGACGATCGGGAACGATATTCTCGTTTCGGAGAATCAGCGCCTGATCGTCGAACCGGATCTGGGCGGCGCGATTCCGGAGATCAGCGTGATGCCCTGGCCCGCGTTCCCGTCCGACCTGATGAGTATTGCGATTGTGATCGCTACTCAGGTCCATGGGACGGTCCTGTTCCATGATTGGATGTACCCGAGCCGGATGTATTTTACCGATAAGCTGGTCGCGATGGGCGCGCAGGTCGTCCTCTGCGACCCGCATCGCTGTATCGTTCAGGGACCGACGCGGCTCTATCCGGAGAAGCTTGAATCGCCCGATATTCGGGCGGGGATGGCGCTCCTCCTGGCGACGTTGGCCGCGCCCGGGAAGTCGACGATCCGGAATATCCGTCAGATCGAACGCGGATACGAAGGCGTTGAAGAAAAGATGCGCGCGCTCGGCGCGAGAATCACGCGGCGATCCGAATAA
- a CDS encoding homocysteine methyltransferase: MLESVNRICFLDGAAGTMLQRRGLLGAKVPESVNLSHPEAVQEIHRAYIRAGSDMIYAMTFSVNRYKLGDSGYTVDQLVDAAVANAKAARDAEGMGTKIGLDCGPIGKMLEPNGDLKIEDAYAYFKEVLIAGERAGVDFVIFETMTDLLELKTAILAAKENTRLPIFATMSFEANGRTFAGVPVSAAALTLDALGVDALGINCSLGPDQIFPLMEEMAKWTEKPLIVKSNAGLPNLVTNEYDLGADEFARSSARFAEIGVQYIGGCCGTTPDYIRALVAALQGHPLVPRRAAVPAAICSGERVVPIDRVRVVGERVNPTGKKRFKEALFNHDMSYILSQALEQTKAGADILDVNVGVPGIDEPRVLVDVVREIQSVSDAPLQLDSSDPKALEAALRAYNGKPLVNSVNGEEANLQAVLPLVKKYGAAVIGLALDEAGLPTTADQRVAVAEKIIRRAEAVGIRRSDIVIDCLTLTVSAQQDQALETLEAVRRVKAEFGVKTVLGVSNISFGLPDREKINVAFLTMAMYAGLDLPIINPNNALMIGAVRAFNVLNNTDENSAEYIAHQSGSPAPKAAPASAGMEMTLGEAIESGLRGAAEAATERALTEKTPDEIIGSILIPALDKVGLRYEKNEIFLPQLIQSAGAAQVAFEVLKRKIVKESDGQSISRGKIILATVKGDIHDIGKNIVKVLLENSGYQVLDMGKDVEPNLIVEMIQRESVSLVGLSALMTTTVKNMAETIDVIRAKSDCKIMVGGAVLTADYAKRIGADYYGKDAKAAMDIAKEVIG; encoded by the coding sequence ATGTTGGAAAGCGTAAATCGAATCTGTTTTCTGGATGGGGCCGCTGGGACGATGCTCCAGCGGCGCGGGCTTTTAGGCGCGAAGGTTCCGGAAAGTGTTAATTTATCTCATCCTGAAGCCGTTCAGGAGATTCATCGGGCGTATATCCGCGCCGGATCGGACATGATTTACGCGATGACGTTTTCGGTGAATCGATATAAGCTGGGCGACAGCGGCTATACCGTCGATCAGTTGGTCGACGCCGCCGTCGCTAACGCGAAGGCGGCCCGGGACGCGGAGGGAATGGGAACGAAGATCGGTCTGGACTGCGGACCGATTGGAAAGATGCTGGAGCCGAACGGCGACTTGAAGATCGAAGACGCATATGCGTATTTCAAAGAAGTCCTGATTGCCGGGGAGCGGGCTGGGGTCGATTTCGTGATTTTCGAGACGATGACCGACTTGCTTGAGTTGAAGACCGCGATTCTTGCTGCGAAGGAGAACACGCGGCTTCCGATTTTCGCGACGATGTCCTTTGAGGCGAACGGACGGACGTTCGCCGGCGTTCCCGTCAGCGCCGCTGCGCTGACGCTCGACGCGCTCGGGGTCGATGCGCTGGGGATTAACTGCTCTCTGGGGCCGGACCAGATTTTCCCGCTGATGGAAGAGATGGCGAAATGGACGGAGAAGCCGCTGATCGTTAAGTCAAACGCCGGGCTGCCGAACCTGGTTACCAATGAGTATGATCTGGGCGCGGACGAGTTCGCCCGTTCGTCGGCAAGGTTCGCCGAAATCGGCGTGCAATATATCGGGGGCTGCTGTGGAACGACGCCGGATTATATTCGCGCGCTCGTCGCCGCGCTTCAGGGGCATCCGCTCGTTCCGCGTCGAGCCGCGGTTCCGGCGGCGATCTGTTCCGGGGAACGCGTCGTTCCGATCGACCGCGTTCGCGTTGTGGGCGAGCGGGTTAATCCGACCGGGAAGAAGCGCTTCAAGGAAGCGCTGTTTAATCATGATATGAGCTACATCCTGTCGCAGGCGTTAGAACAAACGAAGGCAGGCGCGGATATTCTTGACGTCAACGTCGGCGTTCCCGGGATCGACGAACCGCGTGTCCTCGTCGACGTTGTCCGCGAGATTCAAAGCGTTTCCGATGCGCCGCTGCAGCTCGATTCGAGCGATCCGAAAGCGCTGGAGGCGGCGCTCCGCGCGTATAACGGGAAGCCGCTGGTCAACTCGGTTAATGGCGAAGAAGCGAACCTGCAGGCGGTTTTACCGCTCGTTAAGAAATATGGAGCGGCCGTGATCGGGCTGGCGCTCGACGAAGCCGGGCTGCCGACGACCGCTGACCAGCGCGTCGCCGTCGCTGAAAAGATTATCCGCCGCGCGGAAGCGGTCGGGATTCGCAGGAGCGATATTGTGATCGACTGCCTGACGCTGACGGTCTCAGCGCAGCAGGATCAGGCGCTGGAGACGCTCGAAGCGGTTCGTCGGGTCAAGGCCGAATTCGGCGTTAAAACCGTTCTCGGCGTTTCGAATATTTCGTTCGGACTTCCGGATCGTGAGAAGATCAACGTCGCGTTTCTGACGATGGCGATGTACGCCGGGCTCGATCTTCCGATTATCAATCCGAATAATGCGTTGATGATCGGGGCGGTCCGCGCGTTTAACGTTTTGAATAATACGGATGAGAATTCCGCGGAATACATTGCTCATCAAAGCGGGTCCCCGGCTCCGAAGGCGGCGCCGGCGTCCGCCGGGATGGAGATGACGCTGGGCGAGGCGATTGAATCAGGGCTGCGCGGAGCGGCGGAGGCGGCGACGGAAAGAGCGCTGACGGAAAAGACGCCGGACGAAATTATCGGGTCGATCCTGATTCCCGCGTTGGATAAGGTTGGGCTCCGGTATGAAAAGAACGAAATCTTTTTGCCTCAGCTGATCCAGTCCGCCGGCGCGGCGCAGGTTGCGTTCGAGGTCCTGAAGCGGAAAATCGTCAAGGAGAGCGACGGGCAATCGATCAGCCGCGGGAAGATTATCCTGGCGACGGTTAAGGGCGATATTCATGATATCGGGAAGAATATTGTAAAGGTCCTGCTTGAAAACAGCGGGTATCAGGTTCTGGATATGGGCAAGGATGTTGAACCGAACCTGATCGTCGAGATGATCCAGAGGGAAAGCGTTTCGTTAGTCGGGCTGAGCGCGCTGATGACGACGACCGTGAAGAATATGGCGGAGACGATCGACGTGATCCGCGCGAAGTCCGATTGTAAAATTATGGTCGGCGGGGCGGTCCTGACCGCGGATTACGCGAAGCGGATCGGCGCGGATTATTACGGAAAAGACGCGAAAGCGGCGATGGATATCGCGAAAGAAGTCATCGGCTGA